A genomic stretch from Pararhizobium sp. IMCC21322 includes:
- a CDS encoding TAXI family TRAP transporter solute-binding subunit produces MKLFKSLALASGLLAATGFASHAETRVTYKSASSSSSYYQMAVQIAEAMKAGTNGDVIVTVEESQGSVQNVMEAAARPGNYVFTTPPALVGLAQGGKAMFEGKSNPKFDEIRALFPIPSLTMHFVVREDAGINSFADMEGKTILIGKGSFGAREGAKYLGLFGLETKVNLPDVELSNAVPALKNGQIDGFVTAGSWPAPNVIEAAASVGVKVLSLDDEQIAATKRTRLVIPAGTYAGQEADIVTTSLPVVAYTTTNMDDDTAYQLTKTYWDQKTKMGEDAAWWNGVDQNLMGTITSAIHPGALRYYTEMDFPLSDAQK; encoded by the coding sequence ATGAAACTTTTCAAGAGCTTGGCTCTGGCATCAGGATTGCTTGCTGCAACGGGCTTTGCAAGCCATGCAGAGACGCGTGTGACCTACAAGTCTGCATCATCCAGTTCGTCCTATTATCAGATGGCGGTGCAGATTGCCGAGGCCATGAAGGCAGGAACAAATGGCGATGTGATTGTCACCGTTGAGGAAAGCCAGGGTTCGGTTCAGAACGTCATGGAAGCCGCTGCCCGGCCAGGCAATTATGTGTTCACTACGCCGCCAGCACTTGTTGGTCTGGCGCAGGGTGGCAAGGCCATGTTTGAAGGCAAGAGCAACCCGAAATTTGATGAGATCAGAGCGCTGTTCCCGATTCCATCGCTGACCATGCATTTTGTCGTACGCGAAGATGCGGGCATCAATTCTTTCGCCGATATGGAAGGCAAGACCATATTGATTGGCAAGGGTTCTTTCGGTGCGCGTGAGGGCGCGAAATATCTGGGCCTGTTTGGTCTGGAAACAAAGGTCAATCTGCCGGATGTGGAATTGTCCAATGCTGTACCGGCGCTGAAGAACGGTCAGATTGACGGATTTGTCACGGCTGGTTCCTGGCCTGCGCCAAATGTCATCGAGGCTGCAGCCAGTGTTGGCGTAAAGGTTCTATCTCTGGATGATGAGCAGATTGCCGCCACCAAACGTACGCGGCTGGTGATTCCCGCTGGCACATATGCCGGGCAGGAGGCTGACATCGTAACCACATCACTGCCGGTTGTGGCCTATACCACCACCAATATGGATGATGATACGGCCTACCAACTGACCAAGACCTATTGGGACCAAAAGACCAAAATGGGTGAAGATGCTGCCTGGTGGAATGGCGTGGATCAAAACTTGATGGGCACCATCACCAGCGCCATTCATCCCGGCGCGCTGCGCTATTACACGGAAATGGATTTTCCACTTTCCGACGCGCAGAAGTAA
- a CDS encoding TRAP transporter fused permease subunit, protein MSIGFHIWLIFSGLVPNLLSRPLHMALALPWVLIFMAKTQRQRISGTVLCVLGVADCIWIALNEDMLGDQYGTLSGDFQLGVAVVLLGVTLEMARRAISWPLPTVAALALAYGLFGQHIPGEFGYAGIPLQSFLGTLTIAEGGIWGKLTGVSVSIVAIFVIFGAILNAGEAGQGFMNVASAAAGRLRGGAAKVSVLSSALFGSISGSASANVASTGAITLPAMTRLGYPKRLAAAVEAVASSGGQIMPPLMGAGAFVMVELTGTPYEQIILAALLPALLYFAAVWVGIDMFFLRFPLRGVPKEDQPSLRQVAITSAFFLVPFGVLLWGMFGAKVTPQYAASLAMIAGAVLLLVDSNLSFDWRRTLARVEAVLMNAGRQVALIASIILCASIIIGVLGMTGLGVKITSLILSGSGGMLWPALLLTAFACLILGMEVPTTAAYVICISVAGPALIDLGLEPLQAHLFVFWFALLSTITPPVCGAVFIAAGMVEENWLKVALTAMALGLGLYFIPLGMIANPGLIGLGSEPLIALFAAAKVLVALVALSFAAIAPRFFLWRLVALVLGLIVLFV, encoded by the coding sequence ATGTCCATCGGGTTTCATATCTGGCTGATTTTCTCCGGACTTGTGCCCAATCTTCTCAGCCGTCCCTTGCATATGGCGCTGGCATTGCCATGGGTGCTTATCTTCATGGCCAAGACGCAACGTCAGCGCATCAGTGGCACAGTGTTGTGTGTGCTGGGCGTGGCTGACTGCATCTGGATTGCGCTGAATGAGGATATGCTGGGTGACCAATACGGTACTCTGTCCGGTGATTTTCAACTGGGTGTGGCTGTTGTTCTGTTGGGGGTCACGCTTGAAATGGCACGACGTGCCATCAGTTGGCCGCTGCCGACGGTTGCCGCGCTGGCGCTGGCCTACGGGCTGTTTGGCCAGCACATTCCCGGCGAGTTTGGCTACGCCGGTATACCGCTGCAAAGCTTTCTGGGAACACTGACAATTGCCGAGGGTGGGATCTGGGGCAAGTTGACGGGCGTTTCGGTCAGCATTGTTGCGATCTTCGTGATTTTCGGGGCCATTTTGAATGCCGGTGAAGCGGGGCAGGGCTTCATGAATGTGGCCTCGGCTGCGGCGGGACGGTTGCGCGGCGGCGCTGCCAAAGTGTCCGTTCTGTCTTCTGCGTTGTTCGGCTCCATCTCCGGTTCGGCCTCTGCCAATGTGGCGTCCACGGGTGCCATTACATTGCCTGCCATGACGCGGCTTGGTTATCCCAAACGATTGGCGGCAGCCGTTGAGGCCGTGGCATCTTCCGGCGGGCAGATCATGCCGCCGCTGATGGGGGCCGGGGCGTTTGTCATGGTGGAGCTGACCGGCACGCCTTACGAGCAGATCATTCTGGCGGCACTGTTACCCGCGCTGTTGTATTTTGCCGCTGTCTGGGTGGGCATTGATATGTTTTTCCTGCGCTTTCCCCTGCGCGGTGTGCCCAAAGAAGACCAGCCCTCATTGCGGCAGGTGGCTATTACATCGGCGTTCTTCCTGGTGCCCTTTGGCGTGCTGCTTTGGGGCATGTTCGGCGCTAAAGTGACACCACAATATGCCGCCAGTCTGGCGATGATCGCCGGGGCCGTCTTGCTGCTGGTGGACAGCAATTTGTCGTTTGATTGGCGGCGCACATTGGCGCGTGTGGAAGCGGTGCTCATGAATGCCGGACGTCAGGTGGCTCTGATTGCATCCATTATTCTGTGTGCCTCCATCATTATCGGAGTTCTGGGCATGACGGGCCTCGGTGTGAAAATCACATCGCTGATCCTGTCCGGCTCCGGCGGCATGTTGTGGCCTGCCTTGCTGCTGACGGCTTTCGCCTGTCTGATTCTCGGCATGGAGGTGCCGACAACGGCGGCCTATGTGATCTGTATATCGGTGGCTGGACCTGCCTTGATCGATTTGGGTCTTGAGCCATTGCAGGCGCATTTGTTTGTGTTCTGGTTTGCTCTGCTGTCAACCATCACGCCGCCCGTCTGTGGTGCCGTGTTTATTGCTGCGGGAATGGTGGAAGAGAACTGGCTGAAAGTCGCGCTAACCGCTATGGCGCTGGGGTTGGGTCTTTATTTCATTCCCCTTGGCATGATTGCCAATCCGGGATTGATCGGGCTTGGGTCTGAACCGCTGATCGCTTTGTTTGCGGCTGCCAAGGTTTTGGTGGCACTTGTGGCTCTATCCTTTGCTGCGATTGCACCACGTTTTTTTCTGTGGCGTCTTGTCGCTTTAGTGTTGGGCCTGATTGTGCTTTTCGTCTAA
- a CDS encoding nucleoside recognition domain-containing protein, producing the protein MSNYFKRLFDKSWLTFVDLCKVMIPVLILVRIAEVYGLIDAMGPALEPVMGLMGLPAETGIVWGSALLVGIYAGFGALPVLAGVEMNMAQLSILASIMLIAHALPIEQAIVKRTGVTFIGTVLLRFFGAIVYGVMVFWICDWLSILQGPVDLSLFTAGGSEDISHWQYAVASAKTMLVVLVIIVVLFVALDISEKTGFTDLFTRASIPLIRLSGLNREIAPLTTIGVLLGLMYGGGLIIGESREKNFSLRAKTLALCWLSLSHGLIEDTGIMLALGANIWVILVGRVVFTLIVVRILASLWPRSPEAIAKEAASQAG; encoded by the coding sequence ATGTCCAATTATTTCAAAAGACTGTTTGATAAGAGCTGGCTTACCTTTGTTGATCTTTGCAAGGTCATGATTCCGGTGCTTATTCTGGTTCGAATTGCTGAGGTCTATGGATTGATTGATGCCATGGGACCCGCACTTGAGCCAGTGATGGGTCTGATGGGCCTGCCTGCCGAAACCGGTATTGTCTGGGGCAGTGCATTGCTGGTTGGCATTTATGCAGGCTTTGGCGCTCTGCCAGTGCTGGCCGGTGTTGAGATGAACATGGCACAGCTCAGTATTCTGGCATCCATCATGCTGATTGCCCACGCGCTGCCCATTGAACAGGCCATCGTCAAACGTACCGGCGTGACCTTTATCGGAACCGTTTTGCTGCGGTTTTTCGGGGCCATTGTCTATGGTGTCATGGTGTTCTGGATTTGTGACTGGTTGTCCATTCTGCAGGGCCCGGTTGATCTGTCGCTGTTTACGGCCGGGGGCAGTGAGGATATCAGCCATTGGCAATATGCGGTCGCGTCCGCAAAAACCATGCTGGTGGTTCTCGTGATTATTGTCGTGCTGTTTGTTGCGCTTGATATCAGCGAGAAGACCGGGTTTACCGACCTCTTCACCAGAGCCTCTATTCCACTGATCCGCTTGTCAGGCCTTAACCGCGAGATTGCGCCTTTAACCACTATCGGTGTTCTGCTTGGGCTGATGTATGGTGGTGGGCTGATTATCGGCGAATCCCGTGAGAAGAATTTTTCGCTGCGTGCGAAGACACTGGCACTGTGCTGGCTGTCCCTGTCTCACGGATTGATTGAGGATACCGGCATCATGCTGGCCTTGGGTGCCAATATCTGGGTCATTCTGGTGGGCCGGGTGGTGTTTACGCTGATTGTGGTCAGGATTCTGGCGTCGCTTTGGCCTCGTTCCCCTGAAGCCATCGCAAAAGAGGCCGCATCACAAGCGGGGTGA
- a CDS encoding ABC transporter ATP-binding protein, with protein sequence MLDSALPLISVKNLEKTYDGGFQALKDVSLDIEQGEILALLGPNGAGKTTLISAICGIVTPTGGTVTVAGHDIIKDYRKTRAMIGLVPQELTTDAFETVFATVSFSRGLFGKKRDDAFVEKTLKSLSLWDKKDNKIIQLSGGMKRRVLIAKALSHEPEILFLDEPTAGVDVELRKDMWQVVRELRESGVTIILTTHYIEEAEEIADRVGVIAHGEIILVEDKAELMAKLGKKMLMLDLHEPLKALPDALNRHGLKLAETGEQIIYTYNTQGERTGITSLLQDLSDAGIRFKDLNTKQSSLEEIFVTLVHEDSAQSNSKAETKAKDPAEAT encoded by the coding sequence ATGCTCGATTCCGCACTTCCACTCATTTCAGTCAAGAACCTTGAAAAAACCTATGATGGCGGGTTTCAAGCCTTGAAAGATGTCTCTCTGGACATCGAACAAGGGGAAATTCTGGCGCTGCTCGGCCCCAATGGCGCTGGCAAAACCACCTTGATTTCCGCCATCTGCGGCATTGTGACGCCGACCGGCGGCACAGTCACCGTCGCAGGCCACGACATCATCAAGGACTATCGCAAAACCCGCGCCATGATCGGCCTTGTGCCACAGGAACTGACCACAGATGCCTTCGAAACTGTATTTGCAACGGTCAGCTTTTCACGCGGTCTGTTCGGTAAAAAGCGCGATGATGCTTTTGTCGAAAAAACCCTGAAAAGCCTGTCGCTCTGGGACAAGAAGGACAACAAGATCATCCAATTGTCCGGCGGCATGAAACGCCGTGTGCTGATTGCCAAAGCCCTGTCTCACGAACCTGAAATTCTTTTCCTTGATGAACCAACTGCCGGGGTGGATGTGGAGTTGCGCAAAGACATGTGGCAGGTCGTGCGCGAATTGCGCGAAAGCGGCGTCACCATCATCCTCACCACCCATTATATTGAAGAAGCCGAGGAAATCGCCGACCGCGTTGGCGTTATTGCCCATGGCGAAATCATTCTGGTCGAAGACAAGGCAGAATTGATGGCAAAGCTTGGTAAGAAAATGCTGATGCTGGACCTGCATGAGCCGCTCAAAGCGCTGCCGGATGCCCTCAACCGCCACGGTCTGAAACTGGCAGAAACTGGCGAGCAAATCATCTACACCTACAACACACAGGGCGAGCGCACAGGCATAACCTCCCTGCTGCAGGACCTCTCCGATGCGGGTATCCGCTTTAAAGATCTCAACACCAAGCAAAGCTCGCTTGAGGAAATCTTTGTCACGCTGGTTCACGA